Sequence from the Mixophyes fleayi isolate aMixFle1 chromosome 4, aMixFle1.hap1, whole genome shotgun sequence genome:
TGTAGCTTCATGTATTATTTTCCTGACATTAATTTCTGTGAATTGTAATCTGCATTTGAACCATACGGATGGATAAAAACCAGGAACCTAACATGATAGAAAGTCAGTTGATACTGAGCTGAAAGCCACATAAGGGCGGTAAGAGTGTGATCTCCTTGTCTGTTCTTTGTGAGATTCTTGTTTACATATACTTGGACATACTCCCAAGTGGTGACAAAATATTAATGCCAGTATTTTATGTGAATTAGAGTACATAGGGGCAGGGGGAAATATTGCTAACTTTATACACCTTTCTTGACAATTAAATATTATGTCTGCTGCCCAATCTCTATTAACTTCATGTGAGATAGGAGACACCGCAATGTTCGATTACTATTCTGTTCTATGTGCCTGGACTTCATTATCTTTCATTGGTTTATATCTGTAACCAAGCAGAGGATATTTCATGAACCATGAGGACCCATTTATGTTTAGGTATGATTTTGAAGTATAATAACATGGCCCTGTTGTAATCACTAATATCCTGCTCAGTTGAACAGTGTTCAGTGCAGATATGTAGTTATTACACCTCTAGTCTTCACTGTATGCCTGCAGTTAATACTGTAGAGCTTTTATATAGTATCTAGATCTGTATTCATTATTATAGAAATTAATAGGATATCCATACTAAATACTGATATTTTACATGGCTCTATAGCATTTTTTATTAACTGTTGGGTTGTCAAATGTACAAATACCCTGAAAACTAACTCTATCAAAGTGCAAATTATTACTGTTGAAAATGACGTATCAAAACATGGACATTTGATTGAGAATGTATAAACCATTACCATATAGTAAAAGAATAACCTAATTGGTTTTCCTTGTTGTCCCATTCTTGTACTTTAGGATTCAGTGCATGTTCCTGCAGTGCTGGAAATTACGATGCAAAGACTTTTCTTGCTCAAGTTAATCCTATAATGCCTGCCTCCTGTACCACAGGCGCAGATCACCAGTGAACCGGTTTACCATGTCCCGCATTTTAGGAGCCCTATTCAACATTTTaaagtgttgtgttttttttgacAATAGACCCTTCGCATAGTTATGGGTTCGCAAGATTCACTTATTTAAAGGGGGCTTGCATTTAAATCTATACAAAGATTTAACAGCGCCAAGCTGTCCCAAACACCATCATTGTGCACACAGCCTTAGGGTTTGGCAAAGCCTAAATATGCAGAATATAGACACACTAATGTGTTAGACACAGGGAACATCTTTATTGATCCATTTCTCTGGAAAGTGTGCACAACACCGTAGCTGTGTCTTTTTTCCATATTCCACATGCTCTTTCAGCTGCTAATTGTGTATCCATAGGAAGGGAACTTTACAACATTTCTGTAAATATAACAAGGTGTGTGTTCATTTTGGAAGTTTTATTTTTCAGTGTATTGCAATCTATGCATGAATAATTTATAGCTTTGGAAATGTGTAATTACAAATAAGATGCATCTAACTGTCTAGAGCTGCGTTCTTTGCATTGAAATGCTGGCAAAATATTCCATACTCTTCCATTTTCTTTCAGTGGAGCGGCCACAAGTGGGGGAGAGAATGATGGGGATGAGCTTGACCAGAACTGGAAGCCCCCAGACCCAGAACTTATCCAGAAACTTGTTGTACAGATTGAGTACTACCTCTCTGATGAGAACCTGGAGAAAGATGCCTTTCTGTTGAAACATGTGAGGAGAAACAAAATGGGATTCGTCAGTGTTAAACTACTTACCTCGTTCAAAAAGGTCTGTAATGGTGACTTTAGATCTTTATTCAATCTTTTGTGTTTATTAAATGTTACAAGACTGAGCAGGGGTGGGGGATAGAACACTCCTTCCTAGAGCAGCTGTGTACAGCACTGGTGTCTCTACTTGGAATCTCAGATCACTGATCTctatctctcctcttctcctctgtTTACTTGTCAAGACAGCAGTTTGGAGGAGAGGTGGAATGGATTAATTAATGCTCTAGATCCACAGAGCCTTATTCATGAGTTACTATTCCAAGTGATCTTCTAGAGATTAAACTGGTTTGTATCTCTTGGGGTGGGAAAttgaaagtaataaaaaggaaaaaaaataaactgtgtaCCTCAGGTCATTCAAACACTTCACCCATTTAGCTAAACCAAAAAAGTAACTATGCAGCTACCTGAATTAAAGGAAATTACGGATTACTGTCATAAAAGGACTGCATGCATTAAACttcttaaatgtatataaaattcaGCTAAATGTTAAATGTTTGGGGGCATGGATCCTGTGCCATGTCTTGGGCTTTACGGAACGCCAGTCAGGGAGATTAGTGCAAGGTTTAAAGCTGGGACTTTAGGTTTATAGTGAGCATTTGTAGGGATCACTTTTATTGGAAAAATAATTATAGTATAAGAGGAAAAAGCCACAAGATGTGTGACTTATTGTTTACCATTATCGTTTTTGTGGGCTTAATTGTTTGGTTTTTAATTGTAGGCATCACCTACTCTCCATAGGAGGCAGCTTTGTGTTATTTTGTGGACTGATAATGTACATGAGGATACAGCCTAATGATGTGTCTCGATGATTTAAATGATTGCTCTGCATTGTCATGAATGTTCCATCCCACAAAATGTTTACCTCCGGCTGTCAGTGGGCAGCTGCTACACTATTTGTCTTCTCCATCCTGGTTTTCATATTGTATGGTTCATAGGAGAACATACTGATGGCTCTAAGCCATATTATGCAAGTTGTACATTAACTTCTTGTCTGCTAGATTCCACACTTCATTTAATCCTGAGGGTAGTTTTGTTTTGTGTTAGGGTAGTAATAAGGTGTGAACATAAATTATTGTGCACTTTATTAATTTTTGCACCAAATCGTGACTTGATGACATATGTAGCATGCATGACACCAATTATTTTTAAAGCCTGTCAATTTATTCTACAAATGCAAAACAACCGTAACATCATATGATCTGATTCACAGAATACATTGTATAATGTCATACATCCAAATGTGCTTACTGTTTTCACCCCCCAACATGTAGCATTTTAACAGAAAATACTATCCATATACATATACTTACTTAAAGAGGGATTAGAGGAAATTAGATGATAGAAGGAAATTAGAACCTAAGAAGTAGTATTATTGTACCTACTGCACATTAGTAGTATGAGTACTTGCTTTGTGCCAAACATGGGAGCCTCCCTGAGCATTAAAACTGTCACTCAACACTCTTGTTCCCATAAACTTTTTTCCAAGTTCTGCGTCAAATGTGTTCTGTAGTAAATGATATTAAAGGTttgcttataaaaattaacttttcTAATTTCATTCTAGGTAAAACATCTCACTCGTGACTGGAGGACAACTGCATATGCTCTGAAATATTCTGATATACTTGAACTTAATGAGGATAACAGGAAAGTAAGGCGAAAAACTCCAGTCCCTGTGTTTCCTAGCGAGAACCTTCCGAGCAAGATGCTGCTGGTTTATGACCTCCATTTCATCCCAGAACTGCAGTGTTTAAATAAGGAGCAGGAGAATGGTGGAATGCAAGAAAAGATTATGGAGCAGCTCCTGAAGAGCTTTGGCATCTTTGGCAGTATCTCCTCTATACGGATCTTGAAACCTGGTAGAGATCTACCGTCTGATGTGAAAAGATTCAGCAGTCGATACACTCAGGTTGGAACAAAGGATTGCGCAATTGTAGAGTTTGAAGAAGTGGAAGCTGCAATTAAAGCGCATGAAACCttaaatgttgataatgagaCAGACGATGAGATAAAGGTTATTCTAATAGGTATGAAGCCACCCAAAAAAAAGATTCAGAAAGATAGAAGCAAGGAAGAAGACTCAAAGAATCTTCGCAAAAATAAGTCTCTCAATAAGAGGGTTGAGGAACTCCAGTATATTGGGGATGAGTCTACAGGTTATAGCACATCTGAGCCAGATAGCAATCCAAACTCCCCCATGATAGGACGAAAGATTCAGTCTACAAACAAGCTGAGCCCCTCAGCTTACCCAAACAATCACTTGAGTCCAAATGCCTCACCCAGGAATAGCCCTTGGAGTAGTCCTTGTGGACAACGTAAAGGGGTCAAACATTCTCCACTTGCTGATGGCACGAGCCCAGAAACTTCTCTGAGGTCTACAGAGTATTCATCAGACAGCAGTATCACACCATCCAGTAGTCCTTGGGTCCAGAGGAGAAGACAAGCCCAAACAGTCACGCAGGAAAAAAGCCCAGCATGCAGTCCAATGCTGGGAAGGAAAATACAGAATGCAGATGGACTTCCACCTGGTGTCTTGAGGCTTCCAAGAGGTCCTGATGGTACAAAGGGGTTCCACAATGGAACTGAAAGGAATAAGCTTCTGCAGAGTTTGTGAATGCCATGCAACCTTGTGGGACTGGCAGTTGTACAGGTCAAAACCAGCCTCACTGAATTGTCCTGTATGCGAGACAGTGCATGGGGAGTCCCAGTATTCTAGGGCTGGACACTACTTCTACCTGGAAAGTAAGGGATTTACAGAGACTGAAATgaagtctgtatttattttttatctgatttccATTTGTAAATTTACTTTGTACAGTGGCAGCAGTTATgctgtattacatttttatttgcttttttagtttttgttaaaCTTTAATTTGTATTTTCATCTTGCTGGGTATCTGAAGCAATCACTGTTCATTTGACACTTGTGTAAATCTTAAAGCCAGATACTCAAAAGGTTGCATATGTTCCAAAGCCTATTGGCAGCTAGCACTAGTATATCCAATAGGATGTTGTGAAACCTTCTGCAGTGCTCATCATACACTTCCAAAGACATAGGTGTATAAAGAATGTATATTTTCTGTGCTGTGAATTAAAATGAACTTCCATAAGCATTCAAAAGTTAACAGGCTTCAGACTTTTTTTGCTACCGCAGAAAATGAATCTTTTCAATGTGTTGTAAAATTTGGAAAAATGTATGGGGTCAGCATGGGGAGCTGAGCTCTACAATAATTAAACAACTGTTAAGACTAAAAtgaagttattttatttaacacagtAATGGTTCATGAACGTGTCAAAAATGGAGATAAGATTGAGCTGTGGTGTAAACCATCTTTTGATTTTAATATGAAAATCTGTGTTTTTAAGACTACATTAAACCTCTTCTAGCCTTAAATATACTTAAATAACGTTTCAACCTAAACTTGTCATGGTATGAGGACCTTTAGTTAGATATATAAATGTTAGATGTCATTATAAGATGCCACAAATTCTGTTGCGCCAGACAGTTGAATAAATACAGATAGGACATAAAAATTACAGTAAGTAAAATctcaaatacaaaatataacattttggatACTGTTTATTTATAGTTCCCTTAAACCGGGCCTGTCATAAGGGGTAGGGGTCAGGGGCAAATGGAGGAATGTCGGGGGGggttgttcccccccccccccccccgacccccaaaaaaaacaccccccgcgagaagctccgtttcttcagcgctgtcctatacagcagccgcggcgctgtctaagaagcgtccgcggcggtgctgtatacactacatcaccgccgcggacgcttctttgacagcgccgcggctgctgtataggacagtgcagctatagcggccacttagttagcgcagggggggggtttctggagactcagaaacccccccctgcgtgcgccactgggggtGACAAATGTTTTACTGCAATTCACTGCCTTTGTAAGGGGCTGCATTGTAGCACCCAGTATGTTATGTGGGCAGTCTCCCTTGTGTTTTAGATTAGAGAACTGTTTCTGTAGAGTGAATGTTTGACTTGCATACtatcaatataaatacaattaaaaaaaacaaaaaaaacaattaaaatcttTTAAACTTCTCTATAAATAAAGCCCAATGTTCACCCCTCACCCCCTAGTGTTTGATCCACAGTATAGCCTAAAACACATGGCCTACTTTGGACTACTTATAGAAGACATGTTTCTTTACAAAACCAAACCATTACAATTGCAGTGAAGGGTTTCAAAAATGATGTTGAAATGTTTCTACATTTTAGTAAACACTTGTGACATAGTTTGTACAATTTGTGTACTCACTTATCACATTTCTTGTATGATGGAATCTTTGTCAGGGGGACGGTATTGATAATTGTTTTCATGCACACAGCAGGTGTTACCTGAAGCTGTGTTTCTCAACTCTGCTCTTCAGGGACTGCAAATAGTGCATAGTAATAGGATAGTGAGGCCTGTTTTCAGTGCATCGGGTTCATTGGTGTTACAGATCAACCTGTATGTTTTAAAGCAACAAGTAGTATTCATGGTCTGTCTAACGTTTGGGAAAAGTGTCAGTCTATACTGTTATCCCATTCAATATAGAGATCAATGGTCCCTATTTTCACAGCTATATTGCAGGTACTACCATTAagctttgttttttggggggtttttcccCAAAGGCAAATCACATTTGTTTGGAGGTAGCACTAGGCTCGACGCTTGACATTTAAATGCTGCAGTTCATACAGTGATAAAAATGAGTAAGTGATCTCCTGTATGTTATACAGTTTATGCTATTTGGTAGCAggttttttttccaggatttgTTTACTGTCCACCATGCAGTCCCAAAGattttgacacttttttttttaaaatccatgCTTTTATAATCCCTACTTTTGTATTCTTAGGGTCTATTTAAAAAGCTGCGACAAGCCAAAATCTGGAGAGGACTGCTCATTTCTCCAGAGAATGGCCACCGTAACTCTAATTTTAATTAAGGAGTTAAACCAGGAATAATCAGGGATTTCTCCTGCCTCAACGTGTTTAATGTGGGTCATAGCAGTCCTCATAGACTTATATGGACACTGCTATGTGATCCAAGTTAACAAAGCTTAGCCAGCCTTCAAACACAAATGCCATCTCAAGAGTGCgtttttattatctatttatggAGTTCATAGGAGTATTCGTTGTTGGGTGACATTGCTATGCTTATGCGTGACCTTCGCCACGCATGCCCAATGGCCACACATGGGTCTTGAGCCTCCATTTTCAGGAAGCGTTAGACTGTTGGTGAAGGAGTTTAGTTACTTTAGAAGGGAGGATTAGCCAGGGCTTGCCAATGAGGTATGCAGACATACAAAATGATTCTTACTGCCGCCCTCTAGCCACCAATGCTAAATAGACCCCTGAGTCTCTTGTAAGGCATAggttaggtcagtgttggctaacctgtgacactacaggtgttgtgaaactacaagtcccggcataccattccagcaataagctgctatatattggcaaagcatgctgggacttgcagtttcacaacacctggcgtgtcacaggttagccaacactgggttagGTAGTAATAAGCTTTTCAACATTTTCATAATATGCAGTGATTTTATTGACAGTATTCACTCCTACACTGAAACGAGTGTACAGATTTGGGACTTCAGGTGAATTAGCCAGAGACATCAACATGGCAGATTCTATATTTATTACAGAAAAGTAAGGTTCATACACCATGTTTTACCAGCTTAACATAAACTCTGCACACATAATGCAGTGTTTCACAGTGACCTAGAAATGGCTTTGTTTGCAGATGAATATATGTTCAGGTGTTATGACTCATTTATGATGGATATGGTTTATTTTTGTGAGTTCAAAAGACTATATAAGAAAAATGACCCAATTATAttgaagaaaataaaatctaGGCTGTTAGTTTGTTCCTGAAAGAAAGTATAATTTCcgatttttattatttctttatggtTTTACAAAGACCTATAATTAGTATGGGTTCAGGAAAATGTTTAGAAGCTGCCACTGCTGGTTTTATTATACAAGTGGAACCTTTCTATATTAAGATTTACTCTGGGGTTGTTTTTTTCGACCTTAATTCGGTGCAAAAAATGTGTGCCATTTTTTAATGGAGAGGTAATTGACACTGCATAATGTTAGATGTGTCTCGTCCCAGAGGTTCACTCCCAACACCTCCAGCCAATAAAGTCAGCAATGACTCCACTCaaatgttcaaatattttttgttaacaCTGCCCACCAATGGAGGAAAAACACACTAACCTGTGTTCTGAAACAGCAAGGTTTCACATCGCAAGCAATGCTTTATCACTCGGTACataatgtttacaaatatatataaatgtttagcaCAAAATCAAGACGTCAATGACCCTCCCATGTGCATATGTGGAAGGAGTTAGAACAAGTTACCTAggtaacaaaataaacaattaactCAGAGCCCAAATCAAAAGCCCTATTATGCAATATTTTATGAATGAAGAGGTGGAACAGAACAATGTTTTGCAAATAATCAGCACATTATTAGTATAGAAAATAAATGGTATTTGCTACAAAAAATAACATCTGGATAGAACAAAGTTATAGGTTGATATGTTCTATATTTGTATGATAAACATGTACCCATTCTAAAGCTGGTATCCTAACCACAAGAACATGGGGACAATTACAAAAAAGAAAGTCATTCATACTTCACTTAATTTCCAATTAAGCCATTATGTATGCTTGTGTGTATTTCTGCAGCCAAACTGGAGTGTGGATAGAGTTGCGGCACATGTGTAAAGCCAGCCTCTGCAAATGTGGGGCCCTGTGCAGTATCTATTGTGGGGTGGCTCCCATATTCCACTGGATGGGGTATGTTCTTCCCAGGACGCCTCAGTTTCTGTGATATAAGTCCTTTCTGGTGGTTAGTTGTTAACCAGCTGAATATGTCTGACAGACAAGAGTTTGACCACATGGTCCTAAAGGAAGCCATAAGCGGTCTgcggcttcctattggtccatgcaGGCTCTTTAGGTTGGGTGTGCAGCATTGGCTGCATAGTGACACACATGCACAATGCTGTCGCTCaggttatagaaaaaaaaaagtagtttattAAGCACAGGGCTCTTTATTGTGGCAATGATGACACCCCTCATAAAAAGGCTCCGCATGTGTCAAAGGCCACAAATGGCTGCAAAGATTGACCTGATTGATGAGCATCCCAATCTGTGTCCAATTTTGCCAAACGTAGGTGCCCATATTAGATGTATCAGGATGTTCTGTGCTGATAGTAGTCACAGGTTGACTGCATTTCGAGCCAGGAGCAACGACAACCTGAAAGATTGGTGGTCGTCAGAAGCCAACAAAGGGCCAATTAGTGTAAAGT
This genomic interval carries:
- the LARP6 gene encoding la-related protein 6 isoform X2, encoding MAQSPQTREILLVCGVSADSASMDASAPPAAEGDTGAVPVGKAAGSGWDLGTQVQIRVAIEAAEDDEPDSGDFRGGLEGGSCSEDDYSRSDKYSGAATSGGENDGDELDQNWKPPDPELIQKLVVQIEYYLSDENLEKDAFLLKHVRRNKMGFVSVKLLTSFKKVKHLTRDWRTTAYALKYSDILELNEDNRKVRRKTPVPVFPSENLPSKMLLVYDLHFIPELQCLNKEQENGGMQEKIMEQLLKSFGIFGSISSIRILKPGRDLPSDVKRFSSRYTQVGTKDCAIVEFEEVEAAIKAHETLNVDNETDDEIKVILIGMKPPKKKIQKDRSKEEDSKNLRKNKSLNKRVEELQYIGDESTGYSTSEPDSNPNSPMIGRKIQSTNKLSPSAYPNNHLSPNASPRNSPWSSPCGQRKGVKHSPLADGTSPETSLRSTEYSSDSSITPSSSPWVQRRRQAQTVTQEKSPACSPMLGRKIQNADGLPPGVLRLPRGPDGTKGFHNGTERNKLLQSL
- the LARP6 gene encoding la-related protein 6 isoform X1; the encoded protein is MWLSLEPGDELVSAPLGWPNIEQVRGAASPLEVDFGFATFPGIECYGIGNHLGQIIITPGPAENGDHENVMEGGSCSDDDYSRLDKASGAATSGGENDGDELDQNWKPPDPELIQKLVVQIEYYLSDENLEKDAFLLKHVRRNKMGFVSVKLLTSFKKVKHLTRDWRTTAYALKYSDILELNEDNRKVRRKTPVPVFPSENLPSKMLLVYDLHFIPELQCLNKEQENGGMQEKIMEQLLKSFGIFGSISSIRILKPGRDLPSDVKRFSSRYTQVGTKDCAIVEFEEVEAAIKAHETLNVDNETDDEIKVILIGMKPPKKKIQKDRSKEEDSKNLRKNKSLNKRVEELQYIGDESTGYSTSEPDSNPNSPMIGRKIQSTNKLSPSAYPNNHLSPNASPRNSPWSSPCGQRKGVKHSPLADGTSPETSLRSTEYSSDSSITPSSSPWVQRRRQAQTVTQEKSPACSPMLGRKIQNADGLPPGVLRLPRGPDGTKGFHNGTERNKLLQSL